The Streptomyces vinaceus genome contains the following window.
TCAGGCTCATGCGTTCGGCCCTGAAGGGTTCACCCGTGGCGTGCACGCGCTCGACGATGTCGAAGAGCCCGCTCTCGCCGGCGGCCATGGGATAGGCCTCCAGGAGCAGGGCGCCGTTCACGTCGGCGCGCTGTCGTCCGGCGGGGTCGACGAAGCGGCTGCTGACGTGGCGGATGCGGAAGTCGGTCAGCCGTCCCTCGGGATCGAGCACGGGGGTGAGGATGACGGCGGGGTCGTGCAGTCCCTCGGCGAGGTCGGTCAGCTCCGAGACGTCCGGCAGCACCGCTTCGGGGAGGTCGGGGTCGACGGGCGGTGAGGCGTCCATGGCGCGGGCGCAGAGTTCGGCGAGGGCCTCGACCTGGCGCTCGATCTGCGGGGGCTGTGGCGCGAGGGGCCCGGGCCAGCAGATTTCGAGGACGCCGTGGATGCGGCCGCCGGTCCCGGCCGGCGCGGCCATCCGTCCGCCGTCGGGCCAGTGCAGGTGCGCGATCGAGGGCAGGCCTTCGCGTTGCAGGCGGGCCAGGGTGACCAGGCGGCGCTCGCGCAGCGCGAGGCGGGCGACGGTGGAGACGCCCGGGGGTACGTGGCGCCAGCGCGCGGCCTCGCCGGGCGGGAACCCGGCGTACCCGGCGAGGGTCAGGGAGCCGTCGGGCGCCGCGGTCCACAGGGCGACGGCGACCGCTCCCAGGGGTTCGAGGGCGTTGGTCAGGAGGGATTCGGCCATGGCCTGGGTGTCGTCGGCGGCGGCCAGCATCCCGCTCTCGGCGGTGCGCAGCCGCACCGCCACCCTGGTGGACGGCTCGGCCGGGCCGAGCGTGCCGGTGCGCTCGACGAACTCGGCGGCTACCTCGCTGACGTGGTCGCGGGCGGCCTGGTTGACGATGTCCGCGGCCAGGTCGAGCGTGGGGAGCCCGGTCTCGCGCGACAGTTCCTCCAGTTGCCGGGCCGCCGCGGCCGGGGTGCAGCTCAGCTGTCCGATGAGGATGCCCTTGGCCAGTTCGACCAGGGCCCTGCCGTCCGCGGCCGCGTGCGCCGCCCGCACCTCGCCGCGCAGGCGTTCGACGGTGGCGACGAGGCGTCCCAGGGGGGTGGTGGCCTGGTGCGGGATCGCCGTGGGGCAGGGGTCCGCGGGGAGCGCTTCCGGAGCCCGCGCATCGCCGTGCCACTGGGTGTCGGAGGCGTTCACGGTGTTTTCCGGCTCCTTGCTGGGACGGATCCTGGTCTGCGGGGCGGAGGTCATCTCGTGAGCCAGTGGCGGACGCGGGCGATGAGGTCGTCGGCGTCCACCGGCTTGGTGACGTAGTCGCTGGCCCCCGCCGCGAGGCTCTTCTCCCGGTCGCCGGGCATCGCCTTGGCGGTGACGGCGATGATCGGCAGGTCGGCGTGGGCCGGCATCCGCCGGATCTCCGCGGTCGCCGCGTACCCGTCCAGTTCCGGCATCATCACGTCCATCAGGATGAGGTCGACGCCCTCGTTGCGGGTGAGCGTTTCGATGCCCTTGCGCCCGTCCTCCGCGTGGAGCACGCGGATGCCGTGCAGTTCGAGCACCCCGCTGAGGGCGTACAGGTTGCGCGCGTCGTCGTCGACGACGAGGACGGTGCGTCCGGCCAGGCCGTCGTCGAGCACGTGGGCGGGGGCGTGCGCCCGTTCGGTGCCCGCGTGGACGAAGGGCAGTACGTCCCCCGGCTGGTCCGCGGTCAGGTGCAGCACGATGCGTTCGCGGAGCTCGTCCAGGCTGGACAGCAGCTCCAGACGGCGCGAGGCGGCCCGTTCCCGCAGCGCCGTCTCCTGGCCCGTGTTCAGGCGGGGGTTGTTGTGAGCGAGGACGGGGAGCGAGGCGAGCGCGGGGTCTCCGTCGAGGGCGTCGAGGAAGCGCAGGGCCTCGCCGTCGGGCATGTCGAGTTCGAGGACGACGCAGTGGAAGGAGTCCGACGCGAGGGCGGCCGCGGCCTCCCGCGAGCTGGTGACGCCGACGACCTGGATGCCGCCGAGTTCCCCGGCCGGCCGGTGGCGGGGGGCGAAGTCCCGGTCGGCGCTCTCGGCGACGAGGGAGAGCAGGCCGCCCTGGCGTTCCTCGATCACCAGCAGCCGGCGGGCCTGGCGCTGCGCGGGAATGACCGGCGTACCCGGGTGGCCCGCTTCGGCGGCTCCTGCCGCGCCGTGGGGGGCGGGCGCCGGTACCTCGGGGAGCGGGTCCTTCTCGTACTCCGCCCACCTGACCGGCAGGTAGAGGGTGAAGGTGCTGCCCTGTCCCGGTGTGCTCTCCGCGGTGACGGCGCCCCCGAGGAGCTGGGCGATCTCGCGGCTGATGGAGAGGCCGAGGCCGGTGCCGCCGTACTTGCGGCTGGTGGTGCCGTCGGCCTGCTGGAAGGCGCCGAAGACGGAGGCCAGCTGCCGCTCGGGGATGCCGATGCCCGTGTCCCGTACCCGGAAGGCCACCACGGGTCCGCGGCCGGGCACCCCGGCGGGTACCTCGGTCGCCGCCGCCGGTTCGATCCGGAGCTCGACGCCGCCGCGCTCGGTGAACTTGACCGCGTTGGACAGCAGGTTGCGCAGGACCTGCCGCAGCCGTGAGTCGTCGGTGTGCAGGGCGTGCGGGGCGTCGGGGGCGGTGGTGACGGTGAAGTCGAGGCTCTTCTGCGTGGTCATCGGCCGGAAGGTGGCGTCGACGTACTCCAGCAGCTGCGGCAGCGACACCGCCTCGGGGTTGATGTCCATCTTGCCGGCCTCGACCTTCGACAGGTCGAGGATGTCGTTGATCAGCTGGAGCAGGTCGGAACCCGCCGAGTGGATGACGCCCGCGTACTCGACCTGCTTCGGGGAGAGGTTGCGGGTGGGGTTCTGGGCGAGCAGCTGGGCGAGGATGAGGAGGCTGTTGAGCGGGGTGCGCAGCTCGTGGCTCATGTTGGCGAGGAACTCGGACTTGTACTTGGAGGCCAGCGACAACTGCTGCGCCCTGTCCTCCAGTTCCTGCCGCGCCTGCTCGATCTCCAGGTTCTTGGCCTCGATGTCGCGGTTCTGGCTGGCGAGGAGGGCCGCCTTCTCCTCCAGCTCCGCGTTGGAGCGCTGGAGTTCCTCCTGCTGGACCTGGAGTTCCGCCGATCGCGCCTGCAGTTCGCCGGTGAGCCGCTGGGACTCGCCGAGGAGCTCGTCGGTGCGGGCGTTGGCGACGATCGTGTTGACGTTGACGCCGATGGTCTCCAGCAACTGGCCCAGGAAGTCCCGGTGTACGGGGGTGAAGGCGGTGAAGGAGGCGAGCTCGATCACGCCGAGGACCTGGTCGTCCACCACGATCGGCAGGATGATCAGGCTGCCCGGGGTGGTGCGGCCCAGCCCCGAGGAGATGACGTAGTCGCCGGGCACCTGGTCCGTGGCGATGATGCGGTGGCTGCGCGCGGCCTGTCCGACGAGGGACTCGCCGAGGGCGAAGCGGACGCCCTCGCCGGTGCCGGCGGGGCGGCCGTAGGAGCCGACCAGGGTGAGCACGGTGCCGCTCGGGCCGTCCTCGGCGAGGTAGAAGGCGCCGTACTGGGCGGCGACCAGCGGTGTCAGCTCGTCCATGACGAGGGCGGCGACGACGGACAGGTCGCGGTGGCCCTGCATCAGGCCCGAGATCCGGGCCAGGTTGGACTTGAGCCAGTCCTGTTCCTGGTTGGCCCGGGTGGTCTCGCGCAGCGAGCCGACCATCGAGTTGATGTTGTCCTTGAGTTCGGCGACCTCGCCGGAGGCGTCGACGGTGATCGAGCGGGTCAGGTCGCCCTCGGCGACCGCGCTGGCGACCTCGGCGATGGCCCGTACCTGGCGGGTGAGGTTCCCGGCCAGTTCGTTGACGTTCTGGGTCAGGCGCTTCCAGGTGCCGGAGACGCCCTCCACCTCGGCCTGGCCGCCGAGCCGGCCCTCGCTGCCCACCTCGCGGGCCACGCGCGTGACCTCGGCGGCGAAGGCGGAGAGCTGGTCGACCATCGTGTTGATGGTCTCCTTCAGCTCAAGGATCTCCCCCCGCGCGTCCACCCGGATCTTCTGCGTCAGGTCGCCCTGGGCCACCGCGGTGGTGACCTGGGCGATCGAGCGGACCTGTGCGGTCAGGTTGTCGGCCATGACGTTGACCGATTCGGTGAGGTCCTTCCACGTACCGGAGACGCCCTTGACGTCCGCCTGGCCGCCGAGCCGGCCCTCGGTGCCCACCTCGCGGGCCACCCGCGTGACCTCCCCGGCGAAGGCGGAGAGCTGGTCGACCATCGTGTTGATGGTCTCCTTCAGCTCAAGGATCTCCCCGCGCGCGGTGACGGTGATCTTCTGCGAGAGGTCGCCCTCGGCCACCGCGGTCGCGACCTGGGCGATGGAGCGCACCTGGTCGGTGAGGTTTCCGGCCATGAAGTTGACCGAATCCGTGAGGTCCAGCCAGGCACCGCCGACTCCGGGTACGTCGGCCTGGCCGCCCAGGGTCCCTTCGGTTCCCACCTCGCGGGCCACGCGCGTCACCTCGGAGGTCACCAGCGACAACTGGTCGGCCATCCCGTTGAAGACCGTGGCGATCTCACCGAGGAGCCCGTCCGAGGTGTCGGGCAGCCGGGTACGGAAATCCCCGTCCCGTACGGCCGTCAGGCCGGCCAGCAGCCTGCGCAGTTCCGCCTCGCCGATCCCGGTTCCGTCCGCGGTATCCGGTGAACCGCCCAGTGGCTCCGGGCCCGTCCGCTCAGCCATCCGTCAACCCCTCGCCAAACGACCCGGTCGACGAAGGTTAACGCCGACCGGAAGGACCTTATGGCACGACGGATCACTCTGAAGCAGCGCTTCCGCACACTGCCGCGGCAGGCCGCGGGTGCGGCGGCGGGTGGCGGGTAGACGAATCGGTGACGAAGGACACTACAGAAGAAATGGGGTGACGGCGTTGTCGGTCAAGGTCGTGGGATGGGCAGGCTCGTTTCCGGTGTCCAGGGGCGTACGGGCGGCGCGGCAGTGGACCGCCGCGCACCTGGCGTCGCTGTCGTGGGACGACTCGGCCGCGGACACGGTGGACTCCGTCCTGCTCAGCGTCTCCGAACTCGTCACCAACGCCCATCTGCACGCGGCCGCCACCGCCCACCTCGTGCTCACCTGGGACGGCCGGTGCCTCCACGTGAGCGTCGCCGACGCCGATCCGCGGCTGCCCGGCCCGCGGCGGGCGGACGCCGACGCCGGCGCCACCTCCGGCCGGGGACTGGGCATCGTCACCGCTCTGGCGGACTCGTGGGACATCCACGCGTGCCACGGCGGCAAGGCGATCACGGCCTGCTTCCGCCCCTACGCCGGATCCGGTCCGCCCGGCGGCCGGGCCGGGCCGTGCCGGTCATGACCCGGCGACGGCGTCCTCGACGGCGGGGAACACGGACAGCACCGTATCGGCGCCCGTCAGGGCGAACAGGCGCTGGAGCTGCTCCCCCGGCGCGGCGATCCGCAGGGTGGTCAGCTGGTGCGTCCGCAGCAGCAGGTTCAGGAACGACGAGTCGCCGAACGTGACGGCGCTCGCGTCCAGCACCACCAGCGGGTGCTGCTCGGCGGCGGCGGCCAGGGCCTCCTCCAGAGGGGCCAGCGTGTCCTGGTCGAGCTCGCCGTGAGCGGCCACCACCCATCCGGCCCCGGCCGGGTAACCGTCCCCGACCACGCCTTCGCGGTGCGTGTCTCCTGCTCCGGTCATGTCCGCCTCCCCGGATCGCTGCCTGTACGGTCTCCGCAAGGGAGTATGCCTGCCCGTCGTCCGTACGGAAGCGCCGGGGACCGCGGCACACCGCGGCAGGCGGCCGATACGGCCGCTCGGGCGGGCATCCGGAAAAAGATTTCGCGCAGGCTGTGTAGGAACGAAAAGCCGGGGCATGAGCGCCCGGGCAGCCGTCAGTCAATCGGGAGGGAACGGCCACATGTCTCGCTCGGCCACCGTCGCAGGCCCCATTCGTGCAACAGACGTGCAGATCGCGCCCTCTGTACCCGTCGACAGGCCCGCGGGAGCACCCGCGCGGGAGGCGGCACTGCCCGAGGTGAAGAACCCCCGGGAAATGGCACCCTCCGACGCACGCGAACTCTCGCGGCTCTTCTTCGGGCAGCTCCGCTCCCTGGAAGAGGGCACGCGCGAGTACCAGTACGCCCGCAACACCCTGATCGAGATGAACCTCTCCCTCGTGCAGTTCGCCGCGCGGCGCTTCCGCGCCCGGGTGCAGGGCGGGGGCCTGGACATCGAGGACATCATCCAGGTGGGCACGATCGGCCTGATCAAGGCCATCGACCGCTACGACCCCGAGCGCGAGGTCGAGTTCTCCACGCTCGCCCTCCCGTACATCACCGGTGAGATCAAGCGCTTCTTCCGCGACACCACCTGGGCCGTGCACGTACCGCGCCGCCTCCAGGAGCTGCGTACGGAGCTCGCCAAGGCACAGGAGTCCCTGACCGACGTCCTGGGTCGCGCGCCCACGGTCAAGGAGGTCGCCCACCACCTCGAACTGACCGAGGAAGAGGTCATCGACGGTCTGGTCGCCGCGAACGGCTACACCAGCGGCTCCCTGGACACCGCCGGAGCCGACGGGGACGAGCCGGCGGGCTCGGCGAGCCGCACCACGCGCCCCCTGGCGGAGCGTCTCGGTGACGTCGACCCCGCCATGGAACTCTTCGAGGACTTCCACACCCTCGCCCCGCTGCTGGAGGAGCTGGACGAACGCGATCGCCTGATCCTGCAGATGCGCTTCGGTCAGGAGAAGACCCAGGCCGAGATCGGCGCCGAGCTGGGCATCTCGCAGATGCAGGTCTCGCGCCTGCTCTCGCGGACGCTGGCCCGGCTGCGCGCCGGAATGCTCTCGGTGTAGGCAGCGCCATGCCGCTCACGGCGCAGCCGCTGCGTGACCGTCCCGGCGCCCTGCTGCGCGGCAGCTGCGACCTCGACACCCGGCCCTTCCTGTCCGCGGCGCTCGGCGTCGTCGTCCGGATCCCCGGACCGGTCGTCCACCTCGACCTGTCCGGGGTGGCCTTCCTCGATGCCGCCGCCGTCGCCGCCCTGGTGCAGGCGAACGCCACCGTGACGGGACAGGGCCGTCGTCTCCTGCTCCACCACCCGCCATACTCGCTCCGCAAGGTAGTGGAGATGTTCCCGGACGAATGTGCCGCGCTGGAGGTCGCAGCATGATGAACGTATCTGCGTCGACCGCGCCCGGGGACTTCGTCCACCCCGCCCTCTTCTACCAGGGCGAGGCGGAGTACCTGGAGGGTGTGGGCGGGTTCGTACGCGCCGCCCTCGCGGCCGACGAGCCGGTGCTCGTCGCCGTCCCCGGCGCACGGCTGGACGCCCTGCGCGAGAGCCTCGACGCCCCGGAGGCCGAGGTCACGTGGACCGACATGACGCGCCTGGGCCGCAACCCCGGGCGCATCCTGGCCGCCCTGCAGGAGTTCGCCGACCGGCACGCGGGCCGCCGCCCGGCCCGGATCGTGGGCGAGCCGATCTGGCCCGGCCGCTCGCGGGCGGAGGTCCTGGAAGCCACGCGGCACGAGGCCCTCATCAACACCGCCTTCGCGGGACGGCCCGCCACCATCCTGTGCCCGTACGACGTGCTGGGCCTGCCGGCCGCGGTGGTCTCCGACGCCCGGCGCACCCATCCGACCGTGATCGCGGAGGGCAAGACCCTGCTCAGCCCGGAGTACACCGACGCCGCGGTGGTCTGCGCGGACTGCGACGACCCGCTGCCCGAGCCCGAGGGCGGTGTGCCCCCTTTCGCGTACGCCTCCGGGGAGCTGGGCGAGGTACGGGCGCACACCGAGGCCTGGGCCCGGGGCACGGCGCTGGGCACGGCCCGGCGCGGCGATCTGGTCCTCGCGGTCAGCGAGGCCGCGGCCAACTCCCTCGCCCACGGCGGCGGGAGCGGCTCCCTGCGGCTGTGGAACACCCCGGGCGGCGGTGTCGTCGCCGAGGTCCGCGACGGCGGCCACCTGGCCGACCCGCTCCAGGGGCGCCGCCGGCCCTCCCTGGTCTCGGTCGACGGAGGCCGCGGCCTGTGGATGATCCATCAGCTCTGCGACCTGGTCGAGATCCGTTCCTCGGAAAGCGGCCTCATCCTGCGGATGCACATGGCATGTTCCTGAGACCGCAGCTTCCCCTAAACTGTCACGGGCCTGCCCGGGGGACCGGCGCGGGGACCGATCGGTGCCACAGGGGTTCCGACGGGCAAAGAGACCAGTGTCGACGGTGGGGGTGAGGTAGCACAGTGGAAACCATCGGACCGGGTACCGGCGATCCGCTGCCCGCCGGGCCCTCCGCCGTGGTGCAGCGCCGCCGCCTCGCCCTGTCCGGCGTCCGCGGCCACGTCGCCAAGGGCCGCGACTTCGCCCGCCAGGCCCTGCGGGACTGGGGCTGGGACGGCACCGAGACCTCCGAGGACGCCCTGCTCCTCGTCTCCGAGCTGCTGACCAACGCGTCCCTGCACGCCGGTGGCTGCGTCGAGCTCGTCGTCTGCGCCGGTGACGTCCTGCGGATCGAGGTGTTCGACGGCTCGACGTCGCTCCCCCGCCGCAACCCGTCCCCGCAGCGCGGGGTCCCCGGCGGACACGGCCTCAACATCGTGGAGCGCCTCTCCGATCGCTGGGGCACCCACACCCACGAGCACGGCAAGGCCGTCTGGGTGGAGATCGAGACCTCGCGGCTGACCTCGGGCAGGCCGACCGGCCGCTGACCCGGCCGGTTCGGCCCCGTGTCGGCGTACGAGGCGTCGTTCCGGGAGACCGGGGCAAGCGCGCGGTATGACATCGAATGCGCTCACCTCCCTGGCCCTGACGCCCGCGCCCGGTCCCGCCTGGGTCCACCTGATCGTCATCGCCTTCGCCCTCCTGGTCCTCGTCCGCACCCTCGCCCGCCACCGGTAGGCCCTCCCGCTTCCGGGCTGGCCGGGCCTCCACGGGGTAAGCGCGGAGCATGGAAACCTCTTCGGATCGGCCGGGCGGCACGCGGCGCCCGTGGTGGGGACGGATCGCGGCCTCCGTGGCCGTGGTCGCGGTGCTGATCGCGCTCGTGGCGCGCTTCGGCCTGGTACCGGGATTCGACGGCCTCTTCGGTGAGCAGACCCGGGACCGCTCCGGCCCCGCTCTGCTCAAGTCCATCCAGGACATGGACCGTTACGAGGCCGCCGTGGGCAACTTCCAGGTGGTCGTGGACCTGGAGAAGGACGCGGCGTTCCTGCCGGACGCCATCCGCGGAACGCGCACCCTGTACGTGGGGGCCGGCACAGTCGGCGGCTACGTGGAGCTGGGCGGACTCGGCGAAGGCAGCGTCTCCGTGAACGACGACCGCACCAAGGCCTCGCTCCGGCTGCCGCACGCGGTGCTCGGCTCGGCCGCCCTCGACCCCGACCGCTCGTACGCGGTGTCCAAGCAGCGGGGCCTGCTCGACCGGATCGGCGATCTGTTCTCCGACAACCCGGCCGGCGAGCAGGCCGTGCAGAAGCTGGCCGCGCAGCACATCGGCGAGGCCGCCCGCGACAGCGGTCTCGCCGAACGCGCCGAGAAGAACACCACGGCGATGCTGGAGGGGCTGCTGCGTTCCCTCGGCTTCCGTGAGGTGACCGTCTCCTACGGGTGAGGGGTGCGGCCCGGCCCGTCGTGCGGGGAGGGCCCCAGCAGCAGACGGGGCAGGGCGCCGGGGTGCTTCTCCGAGAGCCAGGCGACGAGCTGTTCCCGTACGGCGCAGCGCACCGTCCACAGGTCGTCGGCGTCCTTGGCCGTGACGATCGCGCGGACGACCATGGTGGAGGGCGTCGTCTCCGTGACGGCGACGTCCCAGCCGCGGCCGTCCCACTGCGGGCACTGGTGCAGGATCTCGTGCACCTTGTCGCGGATGAGGTCCACGGGAGCGCTGTGGTCGCAGTGGAGGAAGACGGTGCCGGTCATCTGGACTCCGCCGCGGGACCAGTTCTCGAACGGGCGGGTGGTGAAGTACGAGACCGGCATCGTGATGCGGCGCTCGTCCCAGGTCCGTACGGCGAGGAAGGTGAGGGTGATCTCCTCCACCACTCCCCACTCGCCGGCGACGACGACCGTGTCGCCGATGCGCACCATGTCACCGAAGGCGATCTGGAACCCGGCGAACAGGTTTCCGAGCGTGGACTGGGCCGCGACGCCGGCCACGATGCCGATGATCCCGGCGGAGGCCAGCACGGAGGTGCCGAGGGCGCGGAAGCCGGGGAAGGTCAGGAGCATCGCCGCGGCCGCGACGACGGTGACGACCGCGGTCAGGACCCGCGTGATCAAGGTGACCTGGGTACGGACCCGGCGGAGCCTGGCGGGGTCGCGGGTGCCGGCCGCGTAGCGGGCGTATCCGGACTCCACGGCGGCCGAGGCCACGAGCACCGTCAGCCAGGCTCCGGCGCCGATCAGCACGAGCGAGAGGGTCCGGCCGACGGCCACCTCGTGCTCCCGCAGCGGCCGCCAGGCGGTCTGCCGGTACGCCGCCCTGAGCAGGGCGGCGAACAGCACGATCTGCAGGGCGTGGCGGCAGCGGCGCAGCGCGTTCCACAGGGGCGTTTCCGGGTGGCGCGCGTCGGCTCGGCGCAGCAGCAGGTCGGTGGCCCATCCGGCCGCGAGGGTGAGGAGGGCCGAGCCTCCCAGGACGATCAGCAAACGCAGGGCGTGGTTCATGTCTCCTCGACGGGTGTAGGCGGCATGGACTTCTCCGCGCATGCCCGGACGAGGAGCGCCGACACGGCGAACCTGCGGCGCGGCCCGGATCGTCCGGTGTCCGCGGCCCGGATCGTCCGGTCGCCGCGGCCCGGATCGTCTAGTGGCCGCGGCCGGTGAGGAAGTCCCGTGCGCGGTCGACCAGTCCCGTGCCGGCGGAGAGCAGCCTGTGGTGCGGCTGCGCCGGGAGGGCGCCCGGGTGGGGGCGGGTCGGGGCGAACTTCTTGGCCCGGCGCACCCGGGCACCCAGCACATCGAGCTCCTGCGGGGTGCACGCCTGGCGCAGCCGGGGGAACAGGTTCTCCTCCTCGTCGTACACGTGGGCGGTGACCTCGGCCTTCAGGACGGCGAGCAGCTGGTCGAACTCGGGCGCCGAGGCGTCCAGCCCCTCCAGGTCCTTCAGCAGCTTCTCGACGCGCGCGTGGTCGGCGAGTTCCTTGTCCGCGATGAGGTCGCCGTCCGGGAAGTACTCCCGGATCGCCGGGTAGAGGTGTTCCTCCTCCGCCACCGAGTGACGGACCAGTTCGATGGTGAGCTGCTCGGCGGCCTTCTGCCGTTCGCCCGCCGGGGTGGTGTGCTCGATCCGGTCGAACAGCCCGTCCACCTCGCGGTGGTCGACGGTCAGTTCGGTGATGATGTCCCCTGCGTGTCCCATGCTGTTGCTCCTTTCCGGTCGCCGCGCGCGTACCCGCGATCACGCGGCGCTAACGGGAGCACGGGCGGCCCGCGGCGGCCGGCGCATGGTGCGCCCGGGGGCGGGTAGCCGGGCCCTGAACGGTACGCAGGCGGCGACCGGCACCGTGCGGTGCCGGGCCGCCGACGCCACGGAAGGGGTGCATGTGTCACACGTCGAGGAGTACGTAGAGGTCAACGTCCCCGTGCGGACGGCATACAACCAGTGGACGCAGTTCGAGGACTTCCCCGCCTTCATGGAAGGGGTCGAGCGCATCGACCAGCGCACGGACACACTGACCCACTGGGTCACGAACGTCAACGGCGTGCAGCGCGAGTTCGACGCGCAGATCACCGAGCAGCTCCCGGACCGGCGCGTCGCGTGGATGACGGTGGACGGGGAGGCGCGCCAGGCCGGTCTGGTCACTTTCCAGCCGATCGACGCGACCACCACCAAGGTCGTCCTGCACATGAACTGGGTGCCCGACGGCCTGGCGGAGACGGCCGCCGACAAGCTGGGCTTCGTCAAGCGCCAGGTGGCCGGCGATCTGAAGCGGTTCAAACTGTTCATCGAGTCGCGCGGCGTGGAAACGGGCGCCTGGCGGGGCGAGGTCTGAGCGCGATGAGACGCGGGGGCGGTGGCAGGGGTGTCCGGGCCGCGTCGCGCGGCGGCGGGTTGCGGGAGGTCACGGCGCGTTGCGGGCTGGTGACGCGCGGGGTGCTGTACGCGCTGGTCGGGTTGCTGGCCCTGCGCGTGGCCTTCGGTGACAACGGGGGTGAGGAGGCCGACCGCGAGGGCGCCCTCCGGGAACTGGTCGGCAAGCCCTACGGCGGCGTCCTGGTCTGGGCCGTCGGCGTCGGGCTCGTCTG
Protein-coding sequences here:
- a CDS encoding mechanosensitive ion channel family protein yields the protein MNHALRLLIVLGGSALLTLAAGWATDLLLRRADARHPETPLWNALRRCRHALQIVLFAALLRAAYRQTAWRPLREHEVAVGRTLSLVLIGAGAWLTVLVASAAVESGYARYAAGTRDPARLRRVRTQVTLITRVLTAVVTVVAAAAMLLTFPGFRALGTSVLASAGIIGIVAGVAAQSTLGNLFAGFQIAFGDMVRIGDTVVVAGEWGVVEEITLTFLAVRTWDERRITMPVSYFTTRPFENWSRGGVQMTGTVFLHCDHSAPVDLIRDKVHEILHQCPQWDGRGWDVAVTETTPSTMVVRAIVTAKDADDLWTVRCAVREQLVAWLSEKHPGALPRLLLGPSPHDGPGRTPHP
- a CDS encoding hemerythrin domain-containing protein — protein: MGHAGDIITELTVDHREVDGLFDRIEHTTPAGERQKAAEQLTIELVRHSVAEEEHLYPAIREYFPDGDLIADKELADHARVEKLLKDLEGLDASAPEFDQLLAVLKAEVTAHVYDEEENLFPRLRQACTPQELDVLGARVRRAKKFAPTRPHPGALPAQPHHRLLSAGTGLVDRARDFLTGRGH
- a CDS encoding SRPBCC family protein, which gives rise to MSHVEEYVEVNVPVRTAYNQWTQFEDFPAFMEGVERIDQRTDTLTHWVTNVNGVQREFDAQITEQLPDRRVAWMTVDGEARQAGLVTFQPIDATTTKVVLHMNWVPDGLAETAADKLGFVKRQVAGDLKRFKLFIESRGVETGAWRGEV